The genomic window AGACTAATCCCACTTATAGTTTTCAtcaaattgaagattaaaaatcatcaaaATCCCATAGATTTTCATTGACGGAATGTACAAaagagccaacactattcaaactccaactgtcaaaattcaaactccaactgtcaaaattcaaatttaaacatcCAGAATCCCTTGAGGctaaatcaagcttcccttctatcaaCGATTTCTAATCTATTCAAACTTCCACtctaatatttctaatctatttaactatctagcctagcctagcaactacaatcatgctagtaacctgaTAATTGTGCTAGTAACCtgttagaaacttgttaatcatgctagaaacatgctaataacttgtctgtcatgctaatgtcatgctagtaacttgttaatcatgctagaaacatgatagtaacttgtcaatcatgctaatgtcatgctagtagctagttaatcatgctagaaacatgatagtaacttgtcaatcatgctaatgtcatgctagtagcttgttaatcatgctagaatcatgatagtaacttgtcaatcatgctaatgtcatgctagtagctagttaatcatgctagtaacttgacaaacatgatagtaacttgccaGTAGCTCGCTAATAATGTTattaacttgcttatcatgctagtaacttgctaatcatgctagcaacatgctagtagcttgctaatcatgctagtaacttgctaatcatgctagtaacttgttaatcctgttagcaacttactaatcataataaacatgttagaaatgtgctagcaacttactagtaATGCTATGAACATGCTAATGAAATGCTAagaacttgctaaccatgctagcaacttgctaatggtgcaagtaacatgttaattatgttaaaaacatgctaacaacttgctaatcatgctagaaacatgctagtaacttgctaatcgtgttagaaacatactaaacatgctagaaaaatgttagaatcatgacaactctaatcatgctagcaacatgctaatcatctaatgaTGCTAATGATGCTAatcaagctaggctttctcaagccaacctacaGTTTGTCTTGACAGACTTTATCTAGTTTGAGGTTACCATGGTAACTATAGTAATCatgtttgggttttttttttttgatagtagaaccacagttaatttttatttcaaaGGATCTGTTGCCAGGTTAACAAAAAAGTAGTGTACACCTTAAGAGCAACACAGGACGAATACAGAAATGTAGTTTCACTGCTTTAGGATGAACAGAACTTGTGTACTCCAGTATTAGTACAGAGTAGTCAAGCAATCAGATCAGAACATCTCTGTGCGGTTCATTGGCGAGTGAATGAATCTTCCTCAAAGAGACAAACTCACTTCAGTGTCTGACTTATATTATAATCATGTCTATAAGCTTTTTGTCAAATTTGGACGAACTCATGAATCTGTTGTTTGATCTCCTCATATTGAAGAAGAGAACTATCTATAAGTCGAACATAAGGGCTGTAGACTTGATTAGAGATGCTATGACATGTAcctaactgtgtgtgtgtgtcagttatCTGGAGCAGCCGTGTGTGATGACTATAAACCGGATCAAGCTGTACTCGGAGTCTCTGGCGCGCTACAATCTCAGCCCGTATCTCTACCCGTTGTTCGGTCTGGGTGAGCTCCCGCAGGGATTCGTCAGGTAAGGTGACGCTCACTCCGCTCCTCACATTAGCGTCGTCTCGCACGTCAAACATGACAAACCTGTGTCGCTCCTCAGGCTCGGCGCCGTCTACGGGAACACCTGCACGCTGAAGCGGCGCGTGGACCAGATCCTGATGGAGGACGGGCGAGTGGCGGCGGTGCGATCCGAGGGCGAGGTGAGCGCAAACGCACCTTCATCCTCACATCCTCCCGATGACCGTAATCTGACCGCGTTTGCGTCCCGATGAAGGTGTTCCGCTGTAAGCAGCTGATCTGTGACCCGAGTTACGTGCCGGAGCGCGTCAAGAAGGCCGGCCGCGTCATCCGGGTTATCTGCTTACTCAACCACCCCGTCAAAAACACCCACGACGCCAACTCCTGCCTCATCGTCATCCCGCAGACGCACCTCAACAGGAAGTCAGGTGAGAAATACCGGAGCGATTTGCTTCAAGAATTCACCTGAGCAAAGTTGTCAACTGCTGTGGTGTGTGTGCAGATGTCTACGTGTGTCTGCTGTCCTACGCTCATAACGTGGCGGCGGAAGGCAAGTACGTGGCGGTCGTCAGCACCATGGTGGAAACCTGCAACCCGGAGAAGGAGGTTCAGCCCGGATTGGCCCTGCTGGAGCCCATCATGGAGAAGTGAGCCGCAAACATCTCAGCCGTGGCGTTGTTCAGGCGTGTCACTAACGATACGTTCCTCCCGCAGGTTTGTCTCCATCAGTAACCTGATGATCCCCACAGACGACGGCCGCAGGAGTCAGGTAACCCACACAGATGAGCTCAACGTGAGCCAACCAATGCTGTGCGTGATTAGCAAGttcttagcatgttgctagcatgattttaacataacatgttacttgcattattaacagcaagttgctagcacgtttctaacatgattaccaagttgctaacatgtttctagcctgatcaggaagttgctagcatgttttacaagttgctagcatgtctccaacatgtttctagaataattaacaagttgctaacatgtttctagcctgacaagcctgttgctagcatgttttagcatgattagcaagttgctaacatgttactagcatgattagcaagttgctagcatgtttagcaagttgctaacatgattagccagctactagcatgtagctaacatgattataatgtttgtagcatgattaacaagctactaacatgttgctaccatgattaacatgttgctagcatgattaccaagttgctaacatgtttctagcctgacaagcctgttgctagcatgttttagcatgattagcaagttgctaacatgtttctagaatgattagcaagtcgctaacatgactaaaatgtttctagcatgattaacaagctactaacattttgctagcatgtttctaacacgattaccaagttgttaacatgtttctagcctgacaagcctgttgctagcatgttttagcatgattagcaagttgctaacatgttactagcatgattagcaagttgctagcatgattagcaagttgctaacatgattagccagctactagcatgtagctaacatgattataatgtttgtagcatgattaacaagctactaacatgttgctaccatgactaacatgtttctagaataattaacaagttgctaacatgtttctagcctgacaagcctgttgctagcatgttttagcatgattagcaagttgctaacatgtttctagaatgattagcaagtcgctaacatgactaaaatgtttctagcatgattaacaagctactaacattttgctagcatgtttctaacacgattaccaagttgttaacatgtttctagcctgacaagcctgttgctagcatgtttctaacacgattaccaagttgctaacatgtttgtagcatgattaacaagttgttagcacatttctaacatgtttctagcattactaggaagttgttagcatgattagcaagccactagcatgtcgctaacatgttactagcatgattatcaagctactagcatgtcgcaacatgtttctagcatgattaacaagttgctagcacatttctaacatgtttctagcattactaggaagttgttagcatgattagcaagctactagcatgtcgctaacatgttactagcatgattatcaagctAGTAGCATGTcgcaacatgtttctagcatgattatcaagctactagcatgttgttagcatgatttacatgttgctagcatgattatcaagctactagcatgttgctaacatgattaacatgttgctagcatgattatcaagttactagcatgattgtagttgctaggctaggctagTAGTTAAATAGATTAGAAACATTGAATggaagtttgaatggattagaaatttaaatttgaatgttgacagttggagtttgaatagtgttagGGTTAGGCTCATTTGAATGAATGCTGTGATTGATGGCGTTTGTCCTCTAGATCTTCGTCTCCCGCTCCTGTGATCACACGCCGCACTTCGAGAGCGAGACGGAAGACATCCTGGACCTGTACCGCCGCGTCACCGGCTCAGACTTCATCTTCAGGGATCCCAGAGACGCCGACGGAGACTCCGACGAGTGAACGAGACCAAACCCACGAGAGATCGTTCAGCCAGACGTCATCGTTTACACTTATT from Garra rufa chromosome 7, GarRuf1.0, whole genome shotgun sequence includes these protein-coding regions:
- the LOC141338272 gene encoding rab GDP dissociation inhibitor alpha, coding for MPEFDVIVLGTGPKECVLSGLMSVNGKKVLHMDSNPYYGGESASVSPLEELYKRFQVSASSKSMGCGKDWNVDLIPKFLLANGQLVKMLLYTEVTRYLDFKVIEGSFVFKGGKIHKVPCTETDTHNSDLMGMFDKRRFRKFMSFILNFEENDPRTYHDMDPHRTTMRDVFRHFDLGDDVVEFTGHALALHVNDDYLEQPCVMTINRIKLYSESLARYNLSPYLYPLFGLGELPQGFVRLGAVYGNTCTLKRRVDQILMEDGRVAAVRSEGEVFRCKQLICDPSYVPERVKKAGRVIRVICLLNHPVKNTHDANSCLIVIPQTHLNRKSDVYVCLLSYAHNVAAEGKYVAVVSTMVETCNPEKEVQPGLALLEPIMEKFVSISNLMIPTDDGRRSQIFVSRSCDHTPHFESETEDILDLYRRVTGSDFIFRDPRDADGDSDE